From the genome of Acidobacteriota bacterium:
CCAGTTGGGACACGCCGATCCCAAGATGACCCGTCGCTACCTGAATCTTGGGGACGAATCCCTGATGACGGCGGTGAACCGGATGAAGGACCCCACAGAGACGCAGACGCCGGCGGAAGCGATTCCCGATCAGTCAGAAGATTCACATTCCTTGCACAGTCCAGCCGAAAGCGAGCCGGACACCCAGTCCGGTCCTACGGAGAATCCGCTAGTTTCTTAGGGAAGTTGTGGGGTGGGTAACGGGGTTCGAACCCGCGACTTCCGGAGCCACAGTCCGGCGCTCTACCGCTGAGCTATACCCACCGTGCGGAGAAGATCCAGTGTAGCAAACGCGGTCGGGATGCCGCAATCAATGACGGGGCGGGGCGTCTGGCTACTCCGCCGCCGAGAGCACGACGAGGTCGCGGGCGGTAGCGCCACGCACGGCTCGGATGGGAATGCTGCGATCGAAGGTCGCCAGCCGGCCGCCGTGCGCGCGAGCGACGGCGAGCAGGTAGGCGTCCGTGATCTGGCGGTAACCGGCGAGGCAAGCCACGTCGAACACCTTGCGGTCTCGGAGCGACGGGCCGTCAGGCCAGAACTGATGTCCGCCGCTGGCGCAGAAGCGGCGCAATCGCTCCACCATTTCTGCGGCGCGCACGTCCGGCGCCCCGTAGGCTGGATTCGCCACGACCCGGACCAGTCCGTTCTCGGTTATCGGGCACGTTGCCCAACCCGCCCGGGCGTTGTCGGCAAACCAGTCGTGGGCGATGTCGTGATGGACGTGGTCAGGGTCGAACAGTGCGACCAGCACATTCACGTCGAGCAGCCACGCGTTGCTCACGCGTCATCCCTCAGACTGTTCACCAGCTTCATCGTCGGCCGTTCCCGACCCGCTGGCCGGCGTGCCAGCAACGGCACTCCGTTGCGTTCCCTCGCAGCGCGCGGGCGCGCCATCCCGCGACGCGCCAGATCCGACAGCATCTGGCCGGCGGTCGTGTGATGCGCGCTCGCCAACTCCTTGGCCGCCTGTAGCACATCTTCGTCGATGTCGAGCGTCGTTCTCATGGGGCAAGCATCTCGCATCACGCATCAGATGTCAAACTTCGTTCTCCGGCCGCCGTTCTGTTTGTGCTGACGACGCTGGAGATCAACGCCGGCCACGTAAGCCCAGGTATATGATGCCCGGACCATGCTCATGAGCGGCCCCCAATCCACCGACGTGCCTCGTGTTGCGCCTCATCCCTGGGTGTGGGCCGTTCTGTACTTTCCGCTCGGCATGGCCATCGGGTATCCATCGGTGGCGCTCGGTTATCTGGGAAGCCGGGCCGGGCTCAATGTCGACGCGGTTGCCACCATCGTCGGAATGACGTTTGTCGCGAGCGGCTGGAAGTTTCTGTGGGCGCCTGTTGGCGACTACACCTTGTCGCGCAAGACCTGGTACGTGATTGCCGTGTCGCTCGTCGCGGTCGGCCTGGTCGCGTTGACCGTCGTTCCCGTGTCCTCGAAGACAACCGGGCTGCTTTCGACGCTCACGCTGATGACGACGGTGGCGGCGACGTTCATCGCGTTTGCGACTGAAGGCCTGATGGCGCA
Proteins encoded in this window:
- a CDS encoding PIN domain-containing protein, with product MSNAWLLDVNVLVALFDPDHVHHDIAHDWFADNARAGWATCPITENGLVRVVANPAYGAPDVRAAEMVERLRRFCASGGHQFWPDGPSLRDRKVFDVACLAGYRQITDAYLLAVARAHGGRLATFDRSIPIRAVRGATARDLVVLSAAE
- a CDS encoding CopG family transcriptional regulator — encoded protein: MRTTLDIDEDVLQAAKELASAHHTTAGQMLSDLARRGMARPRAARERNGVPLLARRPAGRERPTMKLVNSLRDDA